Genomic segment of Apostichopus japonicus isolate 1M-3 chromosome 8, ASM3797524v1, whole genome shotgun sequence:
CTACATGAGTTAACATCATGTATCCTTATGAGAGACAGACaacatttcatcatcatcatctcgaTGGAGTCCTTGCAGAAAAGTTTCTTTGATACTCGGTCAGCCATATATCATCCTCCTTGTCATTTAGATGAGTGGAAGCATTGAAGAGAGCCCTGGTCCTTTTCTTCTTCAAGGTCTCTCTTCGTCTTTCCTCCTCGTTTCTTAAGATGTCCAATTCTCTTCTCTTGAATGCTCTCAGTGCAGCTGGATGAACCTGCGAAAGGTATTTCCAAACATTTTACAAGAATACTTGAACATTTTCTCACGAGATAGAAGACTTGTGTAACTCTACCGTTGAGTAGGTAAATGCACACTGATATACTTTGATATTACAGCAAGCAGTCAGTAACAACTCCCAAGGAATCAACAaaccaaaaatgtaaatatacataaatcAGCTTGAATATACCAAATTTGCTTGTTGATATATAGGGAATGATTTATCTAGCATTGTGTAGCAAAAATGGTCTGATTGCTACATGTAATTTGCAAAATTGTCGAGTAGTTTTTTTGTTTAACGCAGCATTCTATGAGGGACAATATTTAGAGCCTTCAAAACTAAACTACTAAAAttgaacaataaattattccccTTCTCTGATGTCCTGAACTCCTGATTTATACTGACTCTGTCAATGGCTAACCAAAGTACgtataataacattttaagCACAGTCTTGGATTTAAACTTACcagtatataattttaaattgcCATATATATGCCACATACCAAATTTAAACTGGTGTACATTTTCAAATGCCTGAGATTTGTGAATTATAGACGTACCATAGTAACACTACATACTAAAAACGATTCATCTGAACTCATTAATCCAAGATCAATTCTCTCACTATGTAAAGCCAGCCATGCACTGCTTGAAGTGAATGCGAACAGACTCAACTTTTGTCATCCGTCGTTGTCGACACGCAGAGCCTCACAACTGAACCTAACACAATAAATGACTGCATATAAAGACATTCTTCTGTTGAGGACCAGTTCTCCTTAAGGTCACATGCAAAATTTATATCCCTGTGACTGGTTACATTAAATGAAACTGGGCAGTTGAAGTTGTGAACTGGCATGAAAGAGGAGGACTGCCAGTTAGGAAAACACTACATGTTGTGTTTCTCCGACTAAAGCTGACATTTATTTACAAGAGGCTGAAGTCTTATCATGATCAATCTCATATATATTCTTAAGCACACACACACTGCCTGACTAGACACAATTCTCCACCTCACGATGGTCAATTTGAATCGGTTTGCAGTCAGTCTAGAGCAGGTGCAAACATGTCACCCTGCCCACATCTAACTTTTCTTCAAATAGACCTTTCAGCGTAGAAGAGAATAGTGTGATCTGGACGAGTTGTCTTGGAGGAAACAAAGGCGCTGTGGAACAAGATTTACCTCATTTGCAGCTCTGACGTTGAACGTTTGTTTTGCGCCGACCCCTTTTGTGGCATCTGCCCAGCCAAATGCAAGGAAAGGTGGTGTGAGGTCACTTCTCTCACATTTAGCATCCTTATTTGGAGATGAGATTGGTCTAGACTTTCTCTTTTGTCTCAAACCTGACTGTTTCTTCTTTCCTGATGACTTTCTAGCTATTacgagaaaaaaagaaacatctttGGCGAGCTACAAAAAATATGATCTCGCTGTTAATGTGACTCTTTATCTTCCTTTTTTACTAGTGAAGAGAgtacttttcaaagtttctcACATAAATAATTACAAACTTGTAAACCAAAAGACACAAAAAAGTACAAACCAAACAAAGTATGGGCGAAGGGAAGGAAAATCCCAGAGTAGTTTCGCACAACTAGTACAAATACAAAAAGTATATAAAGCAAAACATGTTTTGTAATTGTTACATATCTTTAAGTCAGAGCAAAGTAAGACACACACACGACCATCATCTTTAGCTTATAAATATGTCAGAGATGGTTTTTGATAGACAACTCCtgcaaacaacaaagaaaacccTTGTTcttgtttgggagatatcctaatATCCTCTTTGGGATCTAtaagtttgtaaatatgtgatgtcatagtgccactaaaaTATGAAACCTTtcactttatttttctctctctatttttgttgttgttgcatccTTCTTTTTAAGACCGTAGACTGCTAACAGTgctgacactgaaaccaatgacATCATAAATTTTGTAGTTCATAGGTCATGTTAAGAGGTTCAGTATGTTAAGATTCAGTATTTGCAAAAGCCAGCTCCATTACAGAATCATAAGTTAATATATAAAGTGAAACATTACAACATATGATGTCATAATCAGACTTGATAAAGTCTTCAACCTTCTTGGTAAGGAACATTAAGTCTGTGGTATCTCCCACACAGAATTTAGCATATTTAGCTCGGCTGTTTGAGGAAGTTTTTCATGACAGTTTTCTTCATCACATAGACCGTGGGTGGGAAACCTACGGCCCgggggccacatgcggcccacCAGTGATCTTTTTGTGGCCTgcgagatgtctcaagaaaaagcaatttattttacatcatcacaagaAAACAAGcaagctgcttagaatttatcggcactaatgatgctgtcaagTACAGTACTGCAGGCCTATTATCCCAAtaaattatcaactgtactgtattgacattatgtttttgtgaatacagattaagtacacacacctattgcttgaaagtcctcggaatcaaaggtttgaaattaacagcaggtcgttggttaggtgcggcccagtcaattttttcacCCCTTATATCGGGccaattcattcaaaaaggttgcccacccctgacaTAGACCAATAAATGATGGTTAGTGTTCTGTCTCCAACTCTCCATTATGGGCTGAACTTTGGGAGTTCATGTTCTGAACACCTCAGATATAAAGAAAACCATAAAGAGACTTTGTTCAACGCATGTCACTGCCGATATTCAACCTTGAAAAGTTCAAACTTTTGTCTGCTtgattaataatatattaacaaGTTTTATAACCCACTGTACTGTACCACTATGCAGTTCCACAACAGTGTCAGAGAACATGTTTCTATACTTCTAGCATAATATGAAATGTGAAACACATGTTTCGTGTTTGTTATCAAGTAATTAAGTTTTATTACTAGCTTTTACTTGAACACTTCCTTGTTCAGGAAGAAATGTTTTCTTCAGAATAATACACTAGCATGTATACATGAGATGAAACCAAGTGAATATGGTGAAAATTGAACTTAGGTTGGTTGTGCAATTAGTACATAAAATCCAACTGGCTGATTTTTAAAGTCAGAATCCTGTCTGTAACTTTCAGTTTCTTGTACAGAAATTTATTTCATGgacaaaagaaaacacaaagttTTATAACAAACGCAAACAAGTGGTACCTGGTGGTGTTGGTGTGTTCTTCTCAGAACTGATATGACGGTTCCTGTCTGGAGTAGAACGAAGATGTTCCGGCCGTTTACCGCTCCATTCTGGTGTTTGAACTTCCTTCTCAGTCCTTGCtacatgtatttcattttcatctgGTAGTCTCTCTCTATTACTGTTGTTCAGATTCAGTTCATTTCTGCATAACTTTCCATTCTCTGATTCACTGTCCCAATCCCATTCCACGAAATTATGTTGATGTTCCAACTGCCTACGCAACACGCAGTACTGGTAGTTGCTCCTATATGCATCGTGCGTGTGCCTTGAAGGTTCTCGAAACTGTCTCTTGTATTCCGTCCTCTTTCCCATCTTTACTCTCTTATGCAGATGTCAACTGCAAGGAGGAAAATAAAGTCAATTGGACATAAGTAAGCTTGAGGCTATGGGACTAAGGACTTTTTGGGGTTAAGAGACCTTGTATAAACTGAGCTACTAAGTTTCTCGGTACTATTATCTTAACTGGaaaaatcatatttcatatatctgTAGTAAAATTGCCGGTGCAAATGGAATTATATATagattaaaacatgttcttccGAAAGATACATTATTGACTTCATATAATACTCTAATACTTCCACACCTGAATTATAATTTACTTGCTTGGGGAGGTGCAAATAAATCACTGttgcataaattatgtaaactGCAAAACCGTGTAGTTGGTGACATTTGTATTGCCCCGTATATTGCTCACTTGGGTCCTCTTTTTAAGAGTCTGAACGTCTTaactatttttgatttatttgattatcAGCTTggtatttttatgtttaagtTTAATAATGGAAATCTTCCTCTTATTTACaactcatattttcattataGATATAATCTGCATCATTACAACACTAGATCGATGTATTCTCTAAACATTCCATATTCAAGAACTAGACTTAGACAGTCCCAGATTCGTTCAAGTGGTGTTACTCTCTGGAATTCACTCTCATCTAATCTCACTGAATTGAATATTACtttatatacttttaaaaataggttgagaaaaaaattgatgttgACTTCATATTACATGTAATTATATGCATATTTAGACCAATCTTAAATGTTGCTGTTATTCTTTTGTAATTAGCACATtgctaattatttttttaatttcatttcctttctttATTGTTAGGGGTCAGACTCGAAAAGCTTTGCTTATTCTGACTCCTCTAcccatcatatgtatatataaactgATTATTgcatataatttattatatttaagtatattaatttaataattatcatgttataaaatataaattaatgatgATGGTACAAATAACTTGAAACTTGATGGTGTAGATGCTCAGATGCATTACTTAGTACCTAACCATGTTTTATGAAGAAAAGAGAGGTATGAAACCGTGACTGTGAATCGCAGAATTTGCAAGGTTGATTGAGACTACTCCAATGAAGTGTATATGATGTGTATAATCCAATGCATTTGGCCAAAACTACGGATGGAAAATAGCCACTCTAAAACCATGGTCTTTTGCCACATGTGGTTGTATATTTTGTGTTGTCAAGCCAATTATTAGGAtacctttattttttatttcacttaTTTGTGTGACTGTATTTTCCATTCCATTTTTGGAAAAATCTGATGATCCATTGACTTTGATGTGCCATTCATCATTAAggctaaatattaaataaaaagaaaagctgGGCAATACGTTGGGTAATAAAGTCTTTGAATTGTTGTTATGGCCCAAGTTTAATAGCAGCTTCTTTTCCTTGCATTGTCTTAAACTTTAATGGCACTATTGCATTGGTCTGGATTTTTTAAAATTCCATTGTCACTTTCATATGATGAAAGAGCGATTACTGTGATAGAATTTTTACTAAGCAAACCCAAATTAACCTTTTCgtaaacattaacaattttgttCTCCCAAACTATTATGCGTTCATATTTTAAactcaaccaatcaaatcatctcTAGTATATGACGTCAGACATTAACAAATGCTCCTGTTTTGCTCATAATACGTACTGTACTATGTTAAACATGCATACAACCTATAcgatatactgtactatactgtgtaATGACATTGCACACAATCACTTGCACAGACAAGTTTGCCAATGcactacaaaatgacaaagctAGTATTGAAAGTGTTATTCCCATATCTGCCCTATTGTTCTTGTCCATAAAGATTCTTTTCCGTAGGCAGATTAATAGTGCATTAGGCCTTGGGTATAATCGTCCAGATCACATGATATGTTCCAAAAATTTTGCTAACTAGGCTAGGTACAGAACGTTAACATGTTGTTCAAtatgaccaatcagtgtccaggactgGGTACTCTAGGTCACATCCGAAACAGACATGATTGACAACAGCTACAACACATTAATGAGCTTGGTCTTTACCGTTAACTGTGATAGTTTAAGtcatgatttgtttgtttgtatctcaaattttgaaaagttaAGTTTCATTTGACATCTTAAAAGGTTAAATTTGGAACAGGAAAGCTGGAAAGTCTTGCTAAATAAACAGGCTTTCAATGCAATATTGCCCTATAATGTACATCTGTAATCGAATTGAAGTTACTGTTTGCTCAGATGGGATTTGATCAAAATTTCTGGAAATTTAATAAGCATGATCTTTATTGCACAACTATAATCCTTGAAGATTTGATGAAACTTTGATGTGAAAAAAATCAGTGTTTTGTGGTCCTGATCCTTCTCTCATTCACACTTCACAGGTGTTGCCACGGTATTCCACAGTATTCACATATAAAATCTGTAATGTTTGGCGACGAGCTTTACCAAAGTATGGACGGCTTACAGTAGTCTGCCTTACTACGTAATAGGCCAGTGGCTAATTACAGTATGTATTGTATTGAGTCTAGCTGTTTATTTGACCCATTAAAAAGCTGATATGGCGATATTACTTTGTAAAACCTGGTCAGCAAACATTGACTGCTGCTGATGTATTAATTATAATTTGAGAACACTCCAATCCTATTTTCGAAACCTTTGTTAAATCTCTGTAACTGTGTAAGaaaatttatcacttttttaTACCCCTCAAGAAAACACATAGGCATATCTGAATTCTGATTACTCTAGTCTAACAGTAAAAGGTAAAGTAACGCTGAAATGCAGCTCTAGAATAGGCCAACCACGTTTGTGTTGCCCTACGTTAGCGTAGATTTGAGAGATTCTTGCCATTTTCTCCGCAATTTTGATATACAAAAACTGTGGTATACGCTGGGGGCGCAACTATCTGCTTATTAACCCTGATCTGTACACTTAGTGTACAGATTAGTGGCTTATCATCGACCCCCTGTTGTAGTATTAGACCTAGGCACAGTTCCACGAAAACCGAGTAGGTGTAACACAAAACGTATGAGAATCATAATCAACATGGACAAAGAGATATTTTCAAACCTAGAAATACAGGGATGTGGAGAATGAACAACAAAGGATAATGTAAACGATACCTAACTCTTTGAAACCGAAAAAACGTTCAAACACGGAATACGGTTGCTTTTGTTCTTGCTTTTTAGTCTGGTGCACTCGTCGTTGCTAGTAATGAACATTTTGCATTCTGGGGAtatttaaatttaccaaaaCAATCAACAGCCTCGTTCAAAACCTCAAAATCTTTATGGAGCGCCGTTAATGATCGATAGCAATCTTAACTGAGGATTTTGAATTAAATTGTTGgaattcaaacaaaacaaaaagtgagGAAAATCTCATTTTTCAGAGGCATAAAAATCATGCTGGTGGATAAGAATaaggagaggaaggggagggggttgagcTCAGTTCGCGCTGTTTACTTCTTCCTGTTCGGCCTCTTTTTGGAGTTCCAGAATAGAAAATATCCGAACATGCATAGGTCaatgtaacaaattaaaaatccatgatatgaaaataattcccccccccctttgcttCCCTTTCCTCCCCTCagtccacccttttttctcagCTGCCGAACccctgcataaaaaaaaatacactgtAGTACCTCCATACTTTGCAGCTAACATGAGTTGACAGTGGAAATCCCACGAATCACTGAATCCGGTCACCTTCCAGCGACAATTCAAATCATGTTCGAAAGGTCAACAGTTTTGAAATGCCGTTAATACAGCCTAATCTGTCACAGTCGGAAGTTCATCAGGTCCCCAATATATGCTTACCATATGTATTACTGAAAGCGTATTTGCTGTTAGGTAGTGCTATAGACGAAGAGGTGGGAGTTAGTAAACGTAACGAATTTAATGTAACAACatctgatattttttattttggtgttttaGTTAGCAGATTTACAAAACAGTGTTGATGA
This window contains:
- the LOC139970640 gene encoding uncharacterized protein, which translates into the protein MGKRTEYKRQFREPSRHTHDAYRSNYQYCVLRRQLEHQHNFVEWDWDSESENGKLCRNELNLNNSNRERLPDENEIHVARTEKEVQTPEWSGKRPEHLRSTPDRNRHISSEKNTPTPPARKSSGKKKQSGLRQKRKSRPISSPNKDAKCERSDLTPPFLAFGWADATKGVGAKQTFNVRAANEVHPAALRAFKRRELDILRNEEERRRETLKKKRTRALFNASTHLNDKEDDIWLTEYQRNFSARTPSR